One Acidobacteriota bacterium genomic window carries:
- a CDS encoding type II toxin-antitoxin system Phd/YefM family antitoxin, whose protein sequence is MVRVNLEEIQQNLLAYLLRVEAGESLLIVRAGQPVAEIKPVEGRTQTLRPFGLSSGEFTVPEDFDALLPEDILQAFESK, encoded by the coding sequence ATGGTACGAGTCAATTTAGAGGAAATACAACAGAATCTCCTCGCCTATCTTCTGCGAGTCGAAGCGGGCGAATCCCTCCTTATTGTGCGCGCCGGACAACCCGTGGCGGAAATCAAGCCCGTCGAAGGACGCACCCAAACATTACGCCCATTTGGGTTATCCTCAGGCGAGTTTACAGTCCCAGAGGACTTTGACGCGCTGCTTCCCGAAGACATCCTGCAGGCGTTTGAGAGCAAATGA